In Polynucleobacter ibericus, a genomic segment contains:
- a CDS encoding acetate/propionate family kinase, whose translation MDNEKNLRGQAILTINAGSSSIKFSLFLLPQLNQILVGQIDDIGGDARFTVRWHSDNNQVSLNWSKATPPKNHREALSELINWLHRTANEIEIIAVGHRVVHGGQKYSAPVIITEKVMKDLEALMILAPLHEPHNLAGIKAAQESFGAIPQIACFDTAFHRTHSFVEDCYAIPRYFYDQGVCRYGFHGLSYEYIAEQLMTKFPSESRGKVIIAHLGNGASMTALKGGVSIASTMGFSSLDGLPMGTRCGEIDPGVLLYMMQREGLSANEISEILYKESGLKGLSGGLSNDMRTLEASTLTEAKEAIDYYVREVKREIGALTALMAGLDVIVFTGGIGSNSVMIRERVLSEMSWIGIDLDRESNRNGGTIVSSKASRVLCLRINTDEERVIARHAFELTKQMCDV comes from the coding sequence ATGGACAATGAAAAGAATTTACGTGGTCAAGCAATACTTACTATCAATGCAGGTTCCTCATCTATTAAATTTTCGCTATTCTTACTACCCCAGCTAAACCAGATTTTGGTAGGCCAGATAGACGACATTGGTGGAGATGCTCGCTTTACAGTCAGGTGGCATTCAGACAATAATCAAGTTAGCCTCAATTGGTCTAAAGCTACCCCACCAAAAAATCATCGCGAGGCTTTATCCGAGTTGATTAATTGGTTACATCGCACTGCCAATGAAATTGAAATTATTGCAGTAGGCCATCGTGTTGTTCATGGAGGTCAAAAATATAGCGCTCCAGTTATTATTACTGAAAAAGTCATGAAGGACTTAGAGGCGCTGATGATTCTTGCTCCACTTCATGAGCCCCATAATCTTGCTGGAATTAAAGCTGCGCAAGAAAGTTTTGGAGCCATACCTCAAATTGCTTGTTTTGATACAGCGTTTCATCGTACACATTCATTTGTGGAGGATTGCTATGCTATCCCGCGATATTTTTATGACCAAGGCGTTTGTCGTTATGGCTTTCATGGTCTATCTTATGAATATATAGCGGAGCAATTAATGACGAAGTTTCCCAGTGAGTCCCGTGGTAAGGTAATAATTGCTCATTTAGGGAACGGTGCCTCGATGACTGCATTAAAAGGTGGTGTTTCTATTGCTTCTACAATGGGGTTTTCCTCATTAGATGGATTGCCTATGGGCACACGCTGTGGAGAAATTGATCCAGGCGTATTGCTGTATATGATGCAACGTGAAGGTTTAAGTGCTAATGAGATATCGGAAATCCTTTATAAAGAATCTGGGCTAAAGGGATTATCAGGAGGTCTTTCTAATGATATGCGTACACTCGAGGCATCCACTCTTACCGAGGCAAAAGAAGCAATTGATTATTATGTTAGGGAGGTAAAGCGTGAAATTGGCGCACTAACAGCACTAATGGCAGGCTTGGATGTCATCGTCTTTACCGGTGGAATTGGCTCAAACTCGGTAATGATTCGAGAAAGGGTCCTAAGTGAAATGTCTTGGATTGGCATTGATTTGGATAGGGAGTCTAACCGCAATGGAGGGACAATTGTTTCTTCAAAGGCGTCTAGGGTTCTTTGCTTGAGAATCAATACCGACGAAGAGCGCGTTATAGCAAGACATGCATTTGAATTAACTAAGCAGATGTGTGATGTTTAG
- a CDS encoding SixA phosphatase family protein, whose amino-acid sequence MSKSLFLLRHAKAVTGGLMIQDIDRPLSDKGVRDANKLANKLVKKNISFDLILLSPAVRTITTAQIISNALRSSRSHLVTNDDLYGAETMMLLKIISSVSKKIDSLLIVGHNPGLMNLASFMSGEPIAMSTCSLVKFTFDFKDWHEIFTQRAAKLSLLN is encoded by the coding sequence ATGTCTAAATCATTGTTCCTCCTGCGACATGCAAAAGCTGTCACGGGTGGTTTAATGATTCAGGACATCGATAGGCCTTTGTCGGATAAGGGCGTTAGAGATGCGAATAAGTTAGCCAATAAGTTAGTCAAAAAAAACATATCGTTTGATTTAATACTTCTAAGCCCAGCAGTTCGTACTATCACTACAGCACAGATTATTTCAAATGCCTTGCGCTCGTCGCGTTCCCATTTGGTAACAAATGATGACTTATATGGCGCCGAAACCATGATGCTTCTGAAAATTATTTCATCTGTCTCAAAGAAAATAGATTCGTTACTGATTGTTGGGCACAACCCAGGGCTTATGAATCTGGCATCATTTATGTCTGGTGAACCAATTGCCATGTCAACTTGCTCGCTAGTTAAATTTACATTCGACTTTAAAGACTGGCATGAAATTTTTACTCAAAGAGCAGCCAAATTAAGTTTACTAAATTAG